The proteins below come from a single Drosophila kikkawai strain 14028-0561.14 chromosome 3R, DkikHiC1v2, whole genome shotgun sequence genomic window:
- the SerRS-m gene encoding uncharacterized protein SerRS-m has protein sequence MKLLTNVRRLRPLLTLRRQRSHDAKASLAAEAPRQPVPTSAQLDELERNVVLRQHQNNLPLIRSLVEQAKDGDPDTLSRLRSELEQLPNATHPRLQDYGVEPRELAQYVHRELPPQANLKEFSELARSLNLFRMDHLGNYTGHKSYYLTGQLAMLEQAIIQYALQAVTGHGFKLISVPDILPREVIESCGMRTEGERTQVYKLDTGECLSGTSEMALAGLYQGKQLSEEQLPLKVTAVSRCYRAETSGLQEEKGIYRVHQFTKVEMFAICTAEQSETELEEFKNIELDLFRCLGLNFRLLDMPPCELGTPAYQKYDIEAWMPGRQMWGELSSCSNCTDYQAKRLGIRYRRSSDGQVLHAHTINGTATAIPRLLIALLESYQRSEGIEIPAVLRPFMDGQELITRNKRIPETKLVKFIKAQI, from the coding sequence atgaaattgcTAACAAATGTCCGGAGGCTGCGGCCGCTGCTGACGCTGCGCCGCCAAAGGTCGCATGACGCAAAAGCTTCGCTGGCGGCGGAGGCGCCAAGGCAACCGGTTCCAACTAGTGCCCAGCTCGATGAGCTGGAGCGGAATGTGGTGCTCCGTCAACACCAAAACAATTTGCCGCTGATCCGCTCCCTCGTGGAGCAGGCGAAGGACGGCGATCCGGACACTCTGAGCAGGCTGCGCTCAGAGTTGGAGCAGCTGCCCAATGCCACGCATCCACGACTGCAGGACTACGGCGTGGAGCCGCGGGAGCTGGCCCAGTACGTGCACAGAGAATTGCCGCCGCAGGCCAATCTAAAAGAGTTCTCCGAGCTGGCCCGCTCCCTTAATCTCTTCCGGATGGATCATTTGGGCAACTATACGGGCCACAAGAGCTACTACTTGACCGGCCAATTGGCCATGCTGGAGCAGGCCATCATACAGTACGCACTCCAAGCGGTCACGGGTCACGGGTTCAAGCTAATCTCCGTGCCTGACATCCTACCGCGCGAAGTGATCGAATCCTGTGGCATGCGCACCGAGGGCGAGCGCACCCAGGTCTACAAGCTGGACACTGGCGAGTGCCTGTCGGGCACGTCGGAAATGGCGCTGGCCGGATTATATCAGGGCAAGCAGCTTTCGGAGGAGCAGCTTCCCCTTAAGGTGACCGCCGTCAGTCGCTGCTATCGCGCCGAGACGTCTGGACTACAGGAGGAGAAGGGCATATATCGGGTGCATCAGTTCACCAAGGTAGAGATGTTTGCCATCTGCACGGCCGAGCAGTCGGAAACCGAGCTGGAGGAGTTTAAGAACATCGAGTTGGATCTTTTTCGGTGTCTGGGCCTTAACTTTCGGCTGCTAGACATGCCACCATGTGAGCTGGGCACTCCGGCATACCAGAAGTACGACATCGAGGCATGGATGCCAGGCCGTCAGATGTGGGGCGAACTCTCGAGCTGCAGTAACTGCACCGACTACCAGGCCAAGCGGCTGGGCATCCGGTATCGCCGCTCAAGCGACGGACAGGTCCTGCATGCCCACACCATCAACGGCACAGCTACTGCCATTCCCCGACTGCTGATAGCCCTGCTGGAGTCGTACCAGCGGAGCGAAGGCATCGAAATACCCGCTGTGCTGAGGCCCTTCATGGACGGACAGGAGCTGATCACGCGGAACAAGCGGATACCCGAGACCAAGCTGGTCAAGTTCATCAAGGCCCAGATCTAG